A DNA window from Pseudorasbora parva isolate DD20220531a chromosome 19, ASM2467924v1, whole genome shotgun sequence contains the following coding sequences:
- the pum1 gene encoding pumilio homolog 1 isoform X1, with protein MSVACVLKRKAVLWQDSFSPHLRLPPPDRPLPSMPVVLSAAGHTPQPGPSPQAPPPTQGAGRSQDDAMVDYFFQRQHGDQPGYNNCKHRWPTGDNIHGDNQVRSMDELNHDFQALALEGRAMGEQLLTGKKFWETDDSGKDGPKGIFLDQWRDSAWGTSDHSVSQPIMVQRRPGQGFHAVGEAGSVLSPRSESGGLGVSMVEYVLSSSPAEKMDSCLRKGAYGPRDSEADDPEKRVEQKPKTTFDPERKELKETEPDVLDNPNGLPNQNGLDVDVKDFSRTPGNCPPTGPEVDLGGPEMVGGAGPKPAEEFSNVETQNVTLDPMESVSMETLQFDYTGGQLPLDSTAATVSLFDYNSPQQLHVLQLFQRPSALAVQQLTAAQQQQYALAAAQQQHIGLAPAAFVPNPYIISTAPPGTDPYAAGLAAAATLGPAVMPPQYYGVTPWGVYPASLFQQQAANPSNSANQQSAAQNQQNQQQVMRAGGNQRPLTPSQGQQGQQTEQLVAAAAVNSALAFGQGLAAGVPGYPVLAPAAYYDQTGALVVNTGARGGPVRLMAPASVIISPSAAVAAAAASAGGANGGLGGGASGAFRALSSQQAPGQQGSGALGGSSFYGSGSPSSSSQSSSLFSQGSAQPGNTSLGFNANPSSSLGATLGAALGGFGTAVPNSSSSGSRRDSLTGSSDLYKRTPSSLTPIGHGGFYNGLSFSSSPGPVGMPLPNQGPSHSLTPPPSLSTHGSSSSLNLGGLTNGSGRFISAAPGAEAKYRNATTGSSLFSPSSQLFPSSRLRYGMSDVMPSGRSRLLEDFRNNRYPNLQLREIAGHVMEFSQDQHGSRFIQLKLERASPAERQLVFNEILQAAYQLMVDVFGNYVIQKFFEFGSLDQKLALAERIRGHVLSLALQMYGCRVIQKALEFIPSDQQVINEMVRELDGHVLKCVKDQNGNHVVQKCIECVQPHALQFIIDAFKGQVFALSTHPYGCRVIQRILEHCLPEQTLPILEEIHQHTEQLVQDQYGNYVIQHVLEHGRAEDKSKIVSEIRGNVLGLSQHKFASNVVEKCVTHSLRAERAMLIDEVCSMADGPHSALYTMMKDQYANYVVQKMIDVAEPTQRKIVMHKIRPHIATLRKYTYGKHILAKLEKYYMKNGVDLGPLCAPPNGIM; from the exons ATGAGCGTAGCGTGTGTGTTGAAGAGGAAAGCTGTGCTCTGGCAGGATTCGTTCAGCCCCCACCTGAGACTGCCTCCCCCTGACAGGCCATTACCCAGCATGCCTGTGGTGCTGAGTGCTGCGGGCCACACCCCCCAACCCGGCCCTTCTCCTCAGGCCCCGCCCCCTACGCAGGGAGCAGGGCGCTCTCAAGATGACGCCATGGTTGATTACTTCTTCCAGCGGCAACATGGAGACCAGCCTGGATACAACAATTGCAAACATCGCTGGCCGACTGGTGACAACATTCATGGAGACAACCAG GTACGATCAATGGATGAGCTTAACCATGACTTCCAAGCACTTGCGCTGGAGGGCCGAGCCATGGGAGAG CAGCTCCTAACTGGTAAGAAATTCTGGGAAACTGATGATTCAGGGAAAGATGGACCAAAAGGGATCTTTCTGGACCAGTGGAGAGACAGTGCTTGGGGAACCTCTG ATCACTCCGTGTCCCAGCCAATCATGGTGCAGCGCCGACCAGGTCAGGGCTTCCATGCCGTCGGAGAGGCGGGGTCTGTGCTGTCGCCACGCTCTGAGAGCGGTGGATTAGGCGTGTCTATGGTGGAGTACGTGCTTAGCTCCTCCCCTGCTGAGAAAATGGACTCATGTTTGCGCAAAGGAGCATAT GGTCCAAGAGACTCAGAGGCTGATGACCCTGAGAAAAGGGTGGAACAAAAACCCAAAACAACATTTGACCCGGAGCGGAAGGAACTGAAAGAGACAGAGCCAGATGTTTTGGATAACCCCAATGGACTGCCCAATCAGAATGGACTTGATGTGGACGTTAAGGATTTTAG TCGTACTCCTGGGAACTGCCCTCCGACTGGTCCAGAGGTGGATTTGGGTGGACCAGAAATGGTTGGAGGTGCAGGGCCAAAACCAGCAGAGGAGTTCTCAAATGTTGAAACCcaaaatgtgaccctggaccccATGGAATCTGTTTCTATGGAGACTTTGCAGTTTGATTACACAGGAGGCCAGCTGCCTCTCGACTCCACAGCTGCTACCGTCAGCCTGTTTGACTACAACTCCCCTCAACAG CTTCATGTGTTGCAGCTGTTCCAGAGGCCCAGCGCTCTGGCGGtgcagcagctcacagcagccCAACAGCAGCAGTACGCGCTCGCCGCAGCTCAACAGCAACACATCG GTTTGGCCCCAGCTGCATTCGTGCCGAATCCGTACATCATTAGCACTGCTCCGCCTGGCACTGATCCGTACGCCGCCGGCCTCGCTGCTGCCGCCACTCTTG GTCCAGCGGTAATGCCTCCTCAGTACTATGGTGTGACTCCATGGGGTGTGTATCCTGCCAGCCTATTTCAGCAGCAGGCCGCCAACCCCTCCAACTCGGCCAATCAGCAGTCGGCAGCACAGAATCAACAGAACCAACAGCAG GTGATGCGTGCAGGTGGAAACCAACGACCTCTGACTCCCAGTCAAGGACAGCAGGGTCAGCAGACAGAGCAGCTTGTAGCAGCAGCAGCTGTGAACTCCGCCTTGGCTTTTGGACAgggtctggcagcaggcgtaCCTG GCTATCCTGTGTTGGCTCCAGCTGCGTATTATGACCAGACAGGTGCACTTGTGGTGAATACAGGTGCTCGTGGTGGCCCAGTTCGACTGATGGCCCCTGCGTCGGTTATCATCAGCCCTTCCGCAGCAG TGGCCGCTGCTGCCGCCTCAGCAGGTGGGGCTAATGGCGGTCTTGGTGGCGGAGCAAGCGGGGCGTTTCGTGCATTGAGTTCCCAGCAGGCTCCTGGGCAGCAGGGGAGCGGGGCGTTGGGAGGAAGCTCTTTTTACGGGAGTGGATCCCCCAGCTCCTCCTCACAGAGCTCCTCACTATTTTCACAAGGCTCTGCCCAGCCAGGGAACACCTCACTTGGATTCAATGCCAACCCGTCTTCTTCTCTGGGAGCCACACTTGGAGCAGCACTCGGGGGTTTTGGCACAGCAG tgCCTAATTCCAGTTCCAGTGGGTCACGTCGGGACTCTCTGACGGGTAGCTCTGATCTGTACAAGCGTACACCCAGCAGCCTCACTCCTATTGGCCATGGGGGGTTCTACAATGGCCTCAGCTTTAGCTCTTCCCCTGGCCCAGTAGGCATGCCTCTTCCAAACCAAGGCCCCTCCCACTCTCTCACCCCGCCTCCCTCACTCTCAACTCATGGGTCTTCAAGCAGTCTTAACCTTG GTGGACTAACCAATGGCAGTGGGCGTTTCATCTCGGCAGCGCCAGGAGCAGAGGCGAAGTACCGCAATGCCACCACAGGCTCGTCTCTCTTCAGTCCCAGCAGCCAGCTCTTCCCGTCCTCACGGCTACGTTATGGGATGTCTGATGTGATGCCTTCGGGACGCAGCCGTCTCCTCGAGGATTTCAGAAACAACCGCTACCCCAACCTGCAGTTGAGAGAGATCGCGGGACACGTCATGGAGTTCTCTCAGGACCAGCATGGCTCCAG GTTTATCCAGCTGAAATTGGAGAGAGCAAGTCCTGCAGAACGTCAGTTGGTCTTCAACGAGATACTACAGGCGGCCTACCAGCTCATGGTTGATGTGTTTGGAAATTATGTCATCCAGAAGTTCTTTGAG TTTGGCAGTCTCGATCAGAAGTTGGCGCTGGCCGAGCGGATCCGCGGTCATGTTTTATCCCTGGCGCTGCAGATGTACGGCTGCAGAGTGATCCAAAAAGCTTTGGAGTTCATCCCTTCGGACCAACAAGTCATT AATGAGATGGTTCGGGAGCTTGACGGACATGTGTTAAAGTGTGTGAAAGATCAAAATGGCAATCATGTGGTGCAGAAATGCATTGAGTGTGTCCAGCCTCATGCTCTTCAGTTCATCATTGATGCATTCAAAGGACAG GTGTTTGCCCTGTCCACACACCCATATGGTTGTCGGGTGATCCAGCGTATTCTGGAGCACTGCCTGCCTGAGCAGACTCTACCGATACTGGAGGAAATACATCAACACACCGAGCAGCTGGTCCAG GATCAGTATGGGAATTATGTGATCCAGCACGTTTTGGAGCACGGCCGCGCTGAGGACAAGAGCAAGATTGTATCTGAAATCCGAGGAAATGTTCTGGGGCTCAGCCAGCATAAGTTTGCCAG TAACGTGGTGGAAAAGTGTGTGACCCACTCGTTGCGTGCCGAGAGGGCGATGCTGATTGATGAGGTGTGCAGTATGGCGGACGGGCCCCACAGTGCCTTATACACCATGATGAAGGACCAGTATGCCAACTATGTTGTGCAGAAGATGATCGATGTGGCCGAGCCGACACAACGCAAGATTGTAATGCACAAG ATCCGGCCCCATATTGCAACGCTGAGGAAGTACACGTACGGAAAGCACATTTTGGCCAAGCTGGAGAAGTACTACATGAAGAACGGCGTTGACCTCGGCCCACTCTGTGCGCCTCCTAATGGCATCATGTAA
- the pum1 gene encoding pumilio homolog 1 isoform X2 → MSVACVLKRKAVLWQDSFSPHLRLPPPDRPLPSMPVVLSAAGHTPQPGPSPQAPPPTQGAGRSQDDAMVDYFFQRQHGDQPGYNNCKHRWPTGDNIHGDNQVRSMDELNHDFQALALEGRAMGEQLLTGKKFWETDDSGKDGPKGIFLDQWRDSAWGTSDHSVSQPIMVQRRPGQGFHAVGEAGSVLSPRSESGGLGVSMVEYVLSSSPAEKMDSCLRKGAYGPRDSEADDPEKRVEQKPKTTFDPERKELKETEPDVLDNPNGLPNQNGLDVDVKDFSRTPGNCPPTGPEVDLGGPEMVGGAGPKPAEEFSNVETQNVTLDPMESVSMETLQFDYTGGQLPLDSTAATVSLFDYNSPQQLFQRPSALAVQQLTAAQQQQYALAAAQQQHIGLAPAAFVPNPYIISTAPPGTDPYAAGLAAAATLGPAVMPPQYYGVTPWGVYPASLFQQQAANPSNSANQQSAAQNQQNQQQVMRAGGNQRPLTPSQGQQGQQTEQLVAAAAVNSALAFGQGLAAGVPGYPVLAPAAYYDQTGALVVNTGARGGPVRLMAPASVIISPSAAVAAAAASAGGANGGLGGGASGAFRALSSQQAPGQQGSGALGGSSFYGSGSPSSSSQSSSLFSQGSAQPGNTSLGFNANPSSSLGATLGAALGGFGTAVPNSSSSGSRRDSLTGSSDLYKRTPSSLTPIGHGGFYNGLSFSSSPGPVGMPLPNQGPSHSLTPPPSLSTHGSSSSLNLGGLTNGSGRFISAAPGAEAKYRNATTGSSLFSPSSQLFPSSRLRYGMSDVMPSGRSRLLEDFRNNRYPNLQLREIAGHVMEFSQDQHGSRFIQLKLERASPAERQLVFNEILQAAYQLMVDVFGNYVIQKFFEFGSLDQKLALAERIRGHVLSLALQMYGCRVIQKALEFIPSDQQVINEMVRELDGHVLKCVKDQNGNHVVQKCIECVQPHALQFIIDAFKGQVFALSTHPYGCRVIQRILEHCLPEQTLPILEEIHQHTEQLVQDQYGNYVIQHVLEHGRAEDKSKIVSEIRGNVLGLSQHKFASNVVEKCVTHSLRAERAMLIDEVCSMADGPHSALYTMMKDQYANYVVQKMIDVAEPTQRKIVMHKIRPHIATLRKYTYGKHILAKLEKYYMKNGVDLGPLCAPPNGIM, encoded by the exons ATGAGCGTAGCGTGTGTGTTGAAGAGGAAAGCTGTGCTCTGGCAGGATTCGTTCAGCCCCCACCTGAGACTGCCTCCCCCTGACAGGCCATTACCCAGCATGCCTGTGGTGCTGAGTGCTGCGGGCCACACCCCCCAACCCGGCCCTTCTCCTCAGGCCCCGCCCCCTACGCAGGGAGCAGGGCGCTCTCAAGATGACGCCATGGTTGATTACTTCTTCCAGCGGCAACATGGAGACCAGCCTGGATACAACAATTGCAAACATCGCTGGCCGACTGGTGACAACATTCATGGAGACAACCAG GTACGATCAATGGATGAGCTTAACCATGACTTCCAAGCACTTGCGCTGGAGGGCCGAGCCATGGGAGAG CAGCTCCTAACTGGTAAGAAATTCTGGGAAACTGATGATTCAGGGAAAGATGGACCAAAAGGGATCTTTCTGGACCAGTGGAGAGACAGTGCTTGGGGAACCTCTG ATCACTCCGTGTCCCAGCCAATCATGGTGCAGCGCCGACCAGGTCAGGGCTTCCATGCCGTCGGAGAGGCGGGGTCTGTGCTGTCGCCACGCTCTGAGAGCGGTGGATTAGGCGTGTCTATGGTGGAGTACGTGCTTAGCTCCTCCCCTGCTGAGAAAATGGACTCATGTTTGCGCAAAGGAGCATAT GGTCCAAGAGACTCAGAGGCTGATGACCCTGAGAAAAGGGTGGAACAAAAACCCAAAACAACATTTGACCCGGAGCGGAAGGAACTGAAAGAGACAGAGCCAGATGTTTTGGATAACCCCAATGGACTGCCCAATCAGAATGGACTTGATGTGGACGTTAAGGATTTTAG TCGTACTCCTGGGAACTGCCCTCCGACTGGTCCAGAGGTGGATTTGGGTGGACCAGAAATGGTTGGAGGTGCAGGGCCAAAACCAGCAGAGGAGTTCTCAAATGTTGAAACCcaaaatgtgaccctggaccccATGGAATCTGTTTCTATGGAGACTTTGCAGTTTGATTACACAGGAGGCCAGCTGCCTCTCGACTCCACAGCTGCTACCGTCAGCCTGTTTGACTACAACTCCCCTCAACAG CTGTTCCAGAGGCCCAGCGCTCTGGCGGtgcagcagctcacagcagccCAACAGCAGCAGTACGCGCTCGCCGCAGCTCAACAGCAACACATCG GTTTGGCCCCAGCTGCATTCGTGCCGAATCCGTACATCATTAGCACTGCTCCGCCTGGCACTGATCCGTACGCCGCCGGCCTCGCTGCTGCCGCCACTCTTG GTCCAGCGGTAATGCCTCCTCAGTACTATGGTGTGACTCCATGGGGTGTGTATCCTGCCAGCCTATTTCAGCAGCAGGCCGCCAACCCCTCCAACTCGGCCAATCAGCAGTCGGCAGCACAGAATCAACAGAACCAACAGCAG GTGATGCGTGCAGGTGGAAACCAACGACCTCTGACTCCCAGTCAAGGACAGCAGGGTCAGCAGACAGAGCAGCTTGTAGCAGCAGCAGCTGTGAACTCCGCCTTGGCTTTTGGACAgggtctggcagcaggcgtaCCTG GCTATCCTGTGTTGGCTCCAGCTGCGTATTATGACCAGACAGGTGCACTTGTGGTGAATACAGGTGCTCGTGGTGGCCCAGTTCGACTGATGGCCCCTGCGTCGGTTATCATCAGCCCTTCCGCAGCAG TGGCCGCTGCTGCCGCCTCAGCAGGTGGGGCTAATGGCGGTCTTGGTGGCGGAGCAAGCGGGGCGTTTCGTGCATTGAGTTCCCAGCAGGCTCCTGGGCAGCAGGGGAGCGGGGCGTTGGGAGGAAGCTCTTTTTACGGGAGTGGATCCCCCAGCTCCTCCTCACAGAGCTCCTCACTATTTTCACAAGGCTCTGCCCAGCCAGGGAACACCTCACTTGGATTCAATGCCAACCCGTCTTCTTCTCTGGGAGCCACACTTGGAGCAGCACTCGGGGGTTTTGGCACAGCAG tgCCTAATTCCAGTTCCAGTGGGTCACGTCGGGACTCTCTGACGGGTAGCTCTGATCTGTACAAGCGTACACCCAGCAGCCTCACTCCTATTGGCCATGGGGGGTTCTACAATGGCCTCAGCTTTAGCTCTTCCCCTGGCCCAGTAGGCATGCCTCTTCCAAACCAAGGCCCCTCCCACTCTCTCACCCCGCCTCCCTCACTCTCAACTCATGGGTCTTCAAGCAGTCTTAACCTTG GTGGACTAACCAATGGCAGTGGGCGTTTCATCTCGGCAGCGCCAGGAGCAGAGGCGAAGTACCGCAATGCCACCACAGGCTCGTCTCTCTTCAGTCCCAGCAGCCAGCTCTTCCCGTCCTCACGGCTACGTTATGGGATGTCTGATGTGATGCCTTCGGGACGCAGCCGTCTCCTCGAGGATTTCAGAAACAACCGCTACCCCAACCTGCAGTTGAGAGAGATCGCGGGACACGTCATGGAGTTCTCTCAGGACCAGCATGGCTCCAG GTTTATCCAGCTGAAATTGGAGAGAGCAAGTCCTGCAGAACGTCAGTTGGTCTTCAACGAGATACTACAGGCGGCCTACCAGCTCATGGTTGATGTGTTTGGAAATTATGTCATCCAGAAGTTCTTTGAG TTTGGCAGTCTCGATCAGAAGTTGGCGCTGGCCGAGCGGATCCGCGGTCATGTTTTATCCCTGGCGCTGCAGATGTACGGCTGCAGAGTGATCCAAAAAGCTTTGGAGTTCATCCCTTCGGACCAACAAGTCATT AATGAGATGGTTCGGGAGCTTGACGGACATGTGTTAAAGTGTGTGAAAGATCAAAATGGCAATCATGTGGTGCAGAAATGCATTGAGTGTGTCCAGCCTCATGCTCTTCAGTTCATCATTGATGCATTCAAAGGACAG GTGTTTGCCCTGTCCACACACCCATATGGTTGTCGGGTGATCCAGCGTATTCTGGAGCACTGCCTGCCTGAGCAGACTCTACCGATACTGGAGGAAATACATCAACACACCGAGCAGCTGGTCCAG GATCAGTATGGGAATTATGTGATCCAGCACGTTTTGGAGCACGGCCGCGCTGAGGACAAGAGCAAGATTGTATCTGAAATCCGAGGAAATGTTCTGGGGCTCAGCCAGCATAAGTTTGCCAG TAACGTGGTGGAAAAGTGTGTGACCCACTCGTTGCGTGCCGAGAGGGCGATGCTGATTGATGAGGTGTGCAGTATGGCGGACGGGCCCCACAGTGCCTTATACACCATGATGAAGGACCAGTATGCCAACTATGTTGTGCAGAAGATGATCGATGTGGCCGAGCCGACACAACGCAAGATTGTAATGCACAAG ATCCGGCCCCATATTGCAACGCTGAGGAAGTACACGTACGGAAAGCACATTTTGGCCAAGCTGGAGAAGTACTACATGAAGAACGGCGTTGACCTCGGCCCACTCTGTGCGCCTCCTAATGGCATCATGTAA